One Methanobrevibacter sp. TMH8 DNA segment encodes these proteins:
- a CDS encoding ABC transporter permease produces MFNYKKIAIFLGHKFVRLIILLIAVAIISFVLVDMSPVDPVRAYIGEMAVSGEQLAKLQEYWGVGQPMWEKALNWLWNILHGDFGTSLIYRIPVIDVIGERFTASLVLMFTSWVISGVLGFSLGTLAGMYRGSWIDKFVKGYCYVLLSAPTFWIALLLLMVFSVYLGWFPTGLGVPVGVLAENVTFWDWLARLILPATALSILGVAQIAMFTRDKLNNVMSSDYIVFAKARGEKGWGLVERHGIRNILIPAITLQFLSFSELFGGAVLVEQVFSYPGIGQAAVAAGLRSDVPLLLGIVIFSTIFVFCGNTIADVIYKFVDPRIRESESNE; encoded by the coding sequence TTGTTTAATTATAAAAAAATAGCTATTTTTTTAGGCCATAAATTTGTCCGTTTGATTATACTTCTTATAGCAGTAGCTATTATTAGCTTTGTTTTGGTAGATATGTCTCCAGTTGATCCAGTTCGAGCATATATTGGTGAAATGGCTGTAAGTGGTGAACAATTAGCTAAATTACAGGAATATTGGGGTGTTGGTCAACCAATGTGGGAAAAAGCTTTGAACTGGCTTTGGAATATCCTTCATGGTGATTTTGGAACCTCTCTTATTTATAGGATTCCTGTTATTGATGTTATTGGAGAGAGATTCACAGCATCATTGGTCTTGATGTTTACTTCATGGGTTATTTCAGGAGTATTAGGTTTTAGTCTTGGAACATTGGCAGGAATGTATAGGGGTAGTTGGATTGATAAATTTGTCAAAGGATATTGTTATGTCCTTCTTTCAGCTCCGACATTTTGGATAGCTCTTCTTCTGCTTATGGTTTTTTCTGTTTACTTAGGATGGTTCCCAACGGGATTGGGTGTTCCTGTAGGAGTTTTAGCTGAAAATGTTACATTTTGGGATTGGTTAGCTAGATTAATACTTCCTGCAACTGCTTTAAGTATTCTTGGTGTAGCTCAAATAGCTATGTTTACAAGAGATAAGCTTAATAATGTAATGAGTAGTGATTATATAGTTTTTGCAAAAGCAAGAGGAGAAAAAGGTTGGGGCCTTGTCGAAAGACATGGAATAAGAAATATCCTCATTCCTGCTATAACTCTCCAATTCCTTTCATTTAGTGAATTATTTGGTGGGGCTGTTCTTGTTGAACAAGTATTTTCATATCCTGGTATTGGTCAAGCTGCAGTAGCTGCAGGTCTTAGAAGTGATGTTCCTCTTCTTTTAGGAATTGTTATATTCTCTACAATATTTGTGTTCTGTGGAAATACCATTGCTGATGTTATATATAAATTTGTTGATCCACGAATCAGAGAGAGTGAATCAAATGAATAA
- a CDS encoding MarR family transcriptional regulator, with translation MEKIKDINYMSYYLNCYILILNKAHQAFISPYLKEKNVSYNQYELILHIYRDEGSIQGKIASSCGTDKCGASRSLRILEDKKLIIKKIDENNRRSYQLFLTEKGKKVVEDIIEKEIQWENYICENSDIEKEKLFKILNKACISSLKLLKND, from the coding sequence ATGGAAAAAATTAAAGATATAAACTATATGAGTTATTATTTAAATTGCTATATTTTAATTCTTAATAAAGCTCATCAAGCATTCATAAGTCCTTATTTAAAAGAAAAGAATGTTAGTTACAATCAATATGAATTGATTTTACATATTTATCGTGATGAAGGTTCTATCCAAGGAAAGATAGCTTCATCTTGTGGAACTGATAAATGTGGAGCATCAAGATCACTTAGAATATTAGAAGATAAAAAGTTAATCATTAAAAAAATTGATGAAAATAATAGACGTTCTTACCAACTATTCTTAACAGAAAAAGGTAAAAAAGTAGTTGAAGATATAATTGAAAAAGAAATCCAATGGGAAAATTATATCTGTGAGAATTCTGACATTGAAAAAGAAAAACTTTTTAAAATATTAAATAAAGCCTGTATTAGTTCATTAAAATTACTAAAAAATGATTGA
- a CDS encoding ABC transporter substrate-binding protein, with protein sequence MKKKYIIIIVITVIIGIIAGAIFWGNPSVERNPDELIVTSGSHLMELKNGFDPLKDWGCGHANFEPLVQSTLFKTGADGNFTNDLATDYSVSSDGLKWTVNIRDDVKFTDGVSLTAKDVAFTFNNVKNSADSQLDMTNLKNATALNNTTVEFELEKPQSTFIWDLRYLGIVPEHAYNNQTYGSNPIGSGPYKFVQWDKDQQAIFEINDDYYGKKPYFKKITILFLDEDASFASVKSGNVDVAQIDITQARENISGYTLINMPSSRAQGISFPMLNDTGLKTEKGDVVGNNVTADPSIRKALNIGIDRQKIVDEVYYGYGEVEQTGVDKMDYGNPEGKVNDSNITAAKNILKEAGWKDTDGDGILEKNGLKASFKLYYAAEDQQRQALATVIAENAKNIGIEIELEGTDWDSIYANQYNSAALYQQSSPNPYRSVYLQYHSKEIDDNYMNPNLYNNSIVDGYLEDALTTIDQSASNEFWKKASYDGSTGFSPAGDAPWLWVVTSDFLYMKDNTIDMGPNGNTSGIDILRDIYDWKRINSTE encoded by the coding sequence TTGAAAAAAAAGTATATAATAATTATAGTCATTACTGTGATTATTGGGATTATTGCAGGAGCAATATTCTGGGGTAATCCTTCAGTAGAACGGAATCCTGATGAACTTATTGTAACTTCTGGTTCTCATTTGATGGAACTTAAAAATGGTTTTGATCCTTTGAAAGATTGGGGATGTGGGCATGCTAATTTTGAACCTCTTGTTCAAAGCACACTATTCAAAACAGGGGCAGATGGAAATTTCACCAATGATTTAGCTACAGATTATAGTGTAAGTTCAGATGGTTTAAAATGGACAGTCAATATTCGAGATGATGTTAAATTTACTGATGGTGTTTCTCTCACTGCAAAAGATGTTGCTTTTACATTCAACAATGTAAAAAATAGTGCTGATTCTCAACTTGATATGACTAATCTTAAAAATGCTACAGCACTAAATAACACTACAGTTGAATTTGAATTAGAAAAACCACAATCTACTTTTATCTGGGATTTAAGATATTTAGGAATTGTTCCAGAACATGCTTATAATAATCAAACTTATGGTTCTAATCCTATTGGCTCTGGACCTTATAAATTTGTCCAATGGGATAAAGATCAACAAGCTATTTTTGAAATAAATGATGATTATTATGGTAAAAAACCTTATTTTAAAAAGATAACTATATTATTTTTAGATGAAGATGCAAGCTTTGCTTCTGTTAAATCAGGTAATGTAGATGTTGCTCAAATTGATATCACTCAAGCAAGAGAAAATATTTCAGGATATACATTAATTAATATGCCGTCTTCTAGAGCTCAAGGAATATCTTTTCCGATGTTAAATGATACAGGACTTAAAACAGAAAAAGGAGATGTAGTTGGTAACAATGTTACAGCCGATCCTTCTATTAGAAAAGCACTCAATATTGGAATAGATAGACAAAAAATTGTGGATGAAGTTTACTATGGTTATGGGGAAGTTGAACAAACTGGTGTAGATAAAATGGATTATGGTAACCCTGAAGGTAAAGTAAATGATTCAAATATCACTGCTGCGAAAAATATTCTTAAAGAAGCTGGTTGGAAAGATACAGATGGTGATGGTATTCTGGAAAAAAATGGATTAAAAGCTTCATTTAAACTTTATTATGCTGCTGAAGATCAACAAAGACAAGCTTTAGCTACAGTCATAGCTGAAAATGCTAAAAATATAGGCATTGAGATAGAATTAGAAGGTACTGACTGGGATTCGATATATGCAAATCAATACAATTCTGCTGCTTTATATCAACAAAGCTCACCAAATCCATATAGGTCTGTTTATTTACAATATCACAGTAAAGAAATAGATGATAATTATATGAATCCTAATCTTTATAATAATTCAATTGTGGATGGATATCTAGAAGATGCTTTAACCACTATTGATCAATCTGCTTCCAATGAATTTTGGAAAAAAGCTTCATATGATGGTTCAACTGGATTTTCTCCAGCTGGTGATGCTCCATGGTTATGGGTTGTTACATCTGATTTCCTTTATATGAAGGATAATACTATAGATATGGGGCCTAATGGAAATACCTCTGGAATCGACATTTTAAGAGATATATATGATTGGAAACGAATTAATTCAACAGAATAA
- a CDS encoding phosphatidylglycerol lysyltransferase domain-containing protein — MRDMKFKPITLSDKPIFDDYFNKTDFNNAEKNFSNLFMWRKTYEYEYAIINNCLCIKGKLRDSKKPFCHFPYGGCNIKDSLSLIKEIFEKEGESLIIKPLLPEMKECLERTLENFTLIEDRDSFDYIYTSNKLITLSGSKLRNKRRWLKKFRENYNYTYEEINSKNLMEAKEFTINIIKNSNNDKNEIIAMEEMFDNLFELNIKGCIIRVDGEIVGVSTGEELTKDTVIIHSERANTNFEGIYNCINQEFCEKQWADYKFINREEDLGIEGLRQAKLTYRPDLLLTKYIAKIEAQL, encoded by the coding sequence ATGAGAGACATGAAATTCAAACCAATAACTTTATCAGATAAACCTATATTTGACGATTATTTTAATAAAACTGATTTCAATAATGCTGAAAAGAATTTTTCGAATCTTTTCATGTGGAGAAAGACATATGAATATGAATATGCAATAATTAACAATTGTTTGTGTATAAAAGGCAAATTAAGAGATAGTAAAAAACCATTTTGTCATTTTCCATATGGAGGGTGTAATATCAAAGATTCTTTATCTTTAATAAAAGAAATTTTTGAGAAAGAAGGAGAATCCTTAATTATTAAACCATTACTTCCTGAAATGAAAGAATGTTTAGAAAGAACTTTAGAAAATTTTACATTAATAGAAGATAGAGATTCATTTGATTATATTTATACTTCTAATAAATTAATTACATTATCAGGTTCTAAATTACGTAATAAACGTAGATGGCTTAAAAAATTTAGAGAAAATTATAATTATACTTATGAAGAAATTAATTCAAAAAATTTAATGGAAGCAAAAGAATTTACTATAAATATTATTAAAAATTCCAACAATGATAAAAATGAGATTATAGCTATGGAAGAAATGTTTGATAATCTATTTGAATTAAACATCAAAGGATGCATAATTAGAGTTGATGGTGAAATAGTTGGAGTATCTACTGGAGAAGAGTTAACTAAAGATACGGTCATTATACACTCAGAAAGAGCTAATACTAACTTTGAAGGAATATATAATTGTATTAATCAAGAATTTTGCGAAAAACAATGGGCAGATTACAAATTTATTAATCGTGAAGAAGATCTTGGAATCGAAGGTTTAAGACAAGCCAAATTAACCTATCGTCCTGATTTATTATTAACTAAATATATAGCTAAAATAGAGGCCCAATTATGA
- a CDS encoding ATP-binding cassette domain-containing protein: protein MELKGKNISFKYRNNKEILKDLNISIKSGEVIGLVGNSGSGKSTLSKILAGYIDKNKFKGKVTIDGLNIPKKGFNPVQLIFQHPEKTMNPKWKMRDILFESWGVDENLIEEFGIQKSWFDRWPNELSGGELQRFSVLRALSPNTQFLIADEITTMLDAVTQVQIWDIVINIVKKRNIGMLVVSHDKELINKICDNVVYLDDINNI from the coding sequence ATGGAATTAAAAGGAAAAAATATTAGCTTCAAATATAGGAATAATAAAGAGATTTTAAAGGATTTAAACATATCTATTAAAAGTGGTGAAGTTATAGGGCTTGTTGGAAATAGTGGAAGTGGAAAATCTACTCTTTCGAAAATTTTAGCTGGATATATTGATAAAAATAAATTTAAGGGAAAAGTTACTATTGATGGATTAAATATTCCAAAAAAAGGTTTTAATCCAGTTCAGCTAATATTTCAGCACCCTGAGAAAACAATGAATCCTAAATGGAAAATGAGGGATATTCTTTTTGAATCTTGGGGTGTAGATGAAAATCTTATTGAAGAGTTTGGAATTCAGAAATCTTGGTTTGATCGTTGGCCTAATGAGCTTTCAGGAGGAGAACTTCAAAGATTTTCAGTATTAAGAGCTCTCTCACCTAACACTCAATTTTTAATAGCCGATGAAATAACTACGATGCTTGATGCTGTAACACAAGTTCAGATATGGGATATAGTAATTAATATTGTTAAAAAAAGAAATATTGGAATGCTCGTTGTTAGCCATGATAAAGAATTAATAAATAAAATATGTGATAATGTTGTTTATTTAGATGATATAAATAACATTTGA
- a CDS encoding ABC transporter ATP-binding protein produces MINLFKKDTSDALGIEQESKELKSKEKGKKENINENEILSVSNISISFLQYTRGLRQNLLKVISDLTINVSEGEVVAILGSSGSGKSLLAHAILGILPSNANLTGNMKFEGRNLDQKLKEDLRGKEIALIPQSINFLDPLMKVADQVIGETIDEKDKKDKKFKQRNIFEKYGLGEEVDDLYPFQLSGGMARRVLVSTALLQNPKLVIADEPTPGLDDAAIEETLNNIKKMANDGIGVLLITHDINAALKVADKIAIFYSGYVIEIANVSEFSGDGENLKHPYTRALYKALPQNGFVLNKGHQPLHGELKEGCIYYDRCDNPTDICMKINPDLHELGGKKVRCHRDHRKYSG; encoded by the coding sequence ATGATTAATTTATTTAAAAAAGATACCTCAGATGCACTAGGAATTGAACAAGAATCTAAAGAATTAAAAAGTAAAGAAAAAGGCAAAAAAGAAAATATTAACGAAAATGAGATTTTATCTGTATCCAACATATCCATTTCATTTCTTCAATATACTAGAGGACTTAGGCAGAATTTACTTAAAGTTATCAGTGATTTAACAATAAATGTATCTGAAGGAGAAGTTGTGGCTATTCTTGGTTCAAGTGGATCTGGAAAAAGTCTTCTTGCCCATGCAATTCTGGGAATACTTCCAAGTAATGCAAATCTCACAGGAAATATGAAATTTGAAGGTAGAAATTTAGATCAAAAACTTAAAGAAGACCTTAGAGGAAAAGAAATTGCACTTATTCCTCAATCAATTAATTTTTTAGACCCTCTTATGAAAGTAGCTGATCAAGTTATTGGTGAAACAATAGATGAAAAAGATAAAAAAGACAAAAAATTTAAACAAAGAAATATCTTTGAAAAATATGGTCTTGGTGAAGAAGTAGATGATCTTTATCCATTTCAATTATCTGGAGGAATGGCTAGGAGAGTACTTGTTTCAACAGCTCTTCTTCAAAATCCAAAACTTGTAATAGCAGATGAACCAACTCCTGGTCTAGATGATGCAGCTATTGAAGAAACTTTAAATAATATTAAAAAAATGGCAAATGATGGAATTGGAGTTCTTCTTATTACTCATGATATTAATGCTGCTTTAAAAGTCGCTGATAAAATAGCTATCTTTTATTCTGGATATGTTATAGAAATAGCTAATGTTTCTGAGTTTTCAGGAGATGGTGAAAACCTTAAACATCCATATACTCGTGCATTATACAAAGCATTACCTCAAAATGGTTTTGTATTAAATAAAGGACATCAACCGCTTCATGGTGAGCTTAAAGAAGGATGTATTTATTATGATCGCTGTGATAATCCAACTGATATATGTATGAAGATTAATCCAGACCTTCATGAACTGGGAGGAAAAAAAGTACGTTGTCATAGGGATCATAGAAAATATTCTGGATGA
- a CDS encoding ABC transporter permease produces MDTQKKKFYFSHLKMNLRTKTILIVVLTAVMLVTIVINSLFIDMSNITTNFSSINLPPSFEHLFGTDWMGRDMFTRTMKGLGLSIMIGALASIISTIVAVILGLSSGMNKYLDSFVSWLVDLFSSIPHLLLIILVSIALGGGAIGVIIGVGITHWTSLTRVLRAEIKQINTSEYVHLSKNFGKSKFWIAKKHLFPLVLTQVVLGTILIFPHAIMHEASVTFLGFGLSPHEPAIGIILSESMKYLATGAWWLAFFPGVSLLIIVLLFDLIGDNLQKILDPANAHE; encoded by the coding sequence ATGGACACTCAAAAGAAAAAATTCTATTTTTCTCATTTGAAAATGAATTTAAGAACAAAAACTATATTGATTGTTGTTCTTACTGCTGTAATGTTGGTAACTATTGTTATTAATAGTTTATTTATTGATATGAGTAATATAACAACTAATTTTAGTTCTATAAATTTGCCTCCTTCTTTTGAACATCTTTTTGGAACTGATTGGATGGGAAGAGACATGTTTACACGAACTATGAAAGGTTTAGGTCTTAGTATAATGATAGGGGCTTTAGCATCTATAATCAGTACTATTGTAGCTGTTATCTTAGGACTTTCATCTGGTATGAACAAATATTTAGATAGTTTTGTAAGCTGGTTAGTTGATTTATTTTCTTCTATCCCTCACTTATTATTGATCATTTTAGTTTCCATTGCTCTTGGTGGGGGAGCTATTGGAGTAATTATTGGTGTAGGTATAACTCATTGGACTTCTCTAACAAGGGTTCTTAGAGCTGAAATTAAACAAATTAACACATCTGAATATGTTCATTTATCAAAAAATTTTGGTAAATCTAAATTTTGGATAGCTAAAAAACATCTTTTTCCATTGGTTTTAACTCAAGTAGTGCTTGGAACTATTCTTATATTTCCACATGCAATTATGCATGAAGCCAGTGTAACATTCCTTGGATTTGGTCTTTCACCTCATGAACCTGCTATTGGAATCATTCTTTCAGAATCTATGAAATATTTAGCTACTGGAGCTTGGTGGTTAGCTTTCTTCCCAGGAGTTTCACTTTTAATCATTGTGCTTTTATTTGATTTAATTGGAGACAATTTACAAAAAATACTTGATCCAGCTAATGCACATGAATAA